The genomic DNA ctggctgtgCAAGGCACTTCTTCATACAGACAACCAATCAGTGACCAGGGTGTTTTCTCCAGCTCAGTCAGTTGCCTAATCTCTATCTTAGGCTCTGCTGCTCCAGCTCTTTGGTTTATTTCAGTATTATGACACATGTTGCTTGCACATCACACACATCCTTTACTACAGCCTTTTCTGCAAGCCTCTCTAGTTGAGATTGACGGAGGTGTCGATGCTAGCTGatgctctttctctctgatgGGGTTGGGGTTTGATGCATTGGTTCTCCGTGAAGTCTGGTCTCCCTGGCAATGAATtagcaccagcagcagcagtCTAACACTCTTATCTTGTGCTCctttcttcctccatctctccctccctgcccgccTGCCGTGTTCCAGGTGTAGCCAGCTGCCTGTCACCATGGCAACCAGCAGCGCGGTCCCTAGCGACAACCTCCCCACTTACAAGCTGGTGGTGGTTGGGGACGGAGGGGTGGGGAAGAGCGCTCTCACCATCCAGTTCTTTCAGAAGATCTTTGTGTCTGACTACGACCCCACCATCGAGGACTCctacctgaaacacacagagatagaCGGACAGTGGGCCATCCTGGACGGTAGGGAGACATcttgtcctctgtctctcagggttagggggggggggtggttgTCTCCTCTATTAATTGTGTTTAACTTGTTAATGAAACATATTGTAGCACAGTGCTCCCATATAGATTCACAGATTTAAATCCTGGGATTTACACCCATGATGTGCATTTGTTTTTTAGCTAGATTTTTCACAGTTGAGCAAGAAGATGAATTTCCCTAAAAAACATATTGTAAAACCTGCAACATTGGTACCTCTATGTGTGTTATTGTAAGGTGCCTATGTGTGTTATTACACAGTGCCTACATTATGGGTTATTACAGTGCCTGTGTGTTATTACAGTGTCTGTGTGTTATTACAGTGTCTGTGTGTTATTCCACAGTGCCtctgtgttattacagtgtatgTGTGTAATTGCACAGTGCTGAAACACTGGTACCTGTATGTGTGTAATTGCAGTGCTGGACACGGCAGGCCAAGAGGAGTTCAGTGCTATGAGGGAGCAGTACATGAGGACGGGGGACGGCTTCCTCATCGTGTTCTCTGTGACAGACAAGGCCAGCTTTGAACATGTGGACCGCTTCCACCAGCTCATCCTCAGGGTGAAGGACAGGTGAGACACAGCTCTTGGTATTGTTTACTCAATGTGTAaccctgtgttgtctgttcacactgctatgctttatcttggccaggtcgcagttgtaaatgagaacttgttctcaactcgcctacctggttaaataaaggtgttctcaactagcctacttggttaaataaaggtgttctcaactagcctccctggttaaataaaggtgttctcaactagcctacctggttaaataaaggtgttctcaactagcctacctggttaaataaaggtgttctcaactagcctacctggttaaataaaggtgttctcaactagcctacctggttaaataaaggtgttctcaactagcctacctggttaaataaaggtgttctcaactagcctccctggttaaataaaggtgttctcaactagcctccctggttaaataaaggtgttctcaactagcctacctggttaaataaaggtgttctcaactggcctacctggttaaataaaggtgttctcaactagcctccctggttaaataaaggtgttctcaactagcctcctggttaaataaaggtgttctcaactagcctccctggttaaataaaggtgttctcaactcgcctacctggttaaataaaggtgttctcaactagcctacttggttaaataaaggtgttctcaactagcctacctggttaaataaaggtgttctcaactagcctccctggttaaataaaggtgttctcaactagcctccctggttaaataaaggtgttctcaactcgcctacctggttaaataaaggtgttctcaactagcctacttggttaaataaaggtgttctcaactagcctacctggttaaataaaggtgttctcaactagcctccctggttaaataaaggtgttctcaactagcctccctggttaaataaaggtgttctcaactagcctacctggttaaataaaggtgttctcaactagcctccctggttaaataaaggtgttctcaactagcctccctggttaaataaaggtgttctcaactagcctccctggttaaataaaggtgttctcaactagcctccctggttaaataaaggtgttctcaactagcctccctggttaaataaaggtgttctcaactagcctccctggttaaataaaggtgttctcaactagcctccctggttaaataaaggtgttctcaactagcctccctggttaaataaaggtgttctcaactagcctccctggttaaataaaggtgttctcaactagcctccctggttaaataaaggtgttctcaactagcctccctggttaaataaaggtgttctcaactagcctccctggttaaataaaggtgttctcaactagcctccctggttaaataaaggtgaaataaaaaagtaTAAAGCTGCTGGTGCTCTGAGTGCCTCCGACTGGGTTGTCTGCCGTAATGTTTTGTGTCGTCCCTCAAACACTCTCACTGGTAAAGGGCTCATCTATACAGCAGATTGTCATTCTGTTCTCTATTGTATCTCTTGTTCACAAAAAATGACAACAAACAACTGCTTCCTCAGCCAATGTGTCCATCCCACTGGGCGCAGACGTCCGTACAATTTCTAGTTTTTATTTAGATTTGGTTGAGTTGTTagctaacgtgaattcaacgtcaaatcaacaacaaaaaatatggtTAAAAAATTGTTGGTTAAAAAATTAtactaataaaaaaaaaaatgtttttgttggtAATCCAAATCAGTTtcccacattgattcaacatcatcacatagaTTTTGGGGGTTTGAAGTGACGTGGAAACAGCGTTGACTCAACCAACTTTTGCTCAGTGGAATTCCAGTCAGATCGTCAGCTGCGTAATGGTGTTACTGAACACGTTGTGTTAAATGAGATACATCTGTTCCTCAGTCCCTCTTTTTCATTCTCTCCTTCAGGGAGGCCTTCCCCATGGTGCTGGTGGCCAATAAGGTGGACTTGGTTCACCTGCGCAAAATCACCAGCGACCAGGGGCAGGAAATGGCTGCCAAACACAACGTGAGTACAGCTTCGACAAGAAGCATTATGGGACAGCTTGACGTCTAAATCCGTTGTATTCAATGTCTTGTTTGATGTAGTACTGTGTCCAAATTATTTCATGTACTTTTGATAGGGACTCCTGGATAGTTTTTTTCTGACCAGGAAAACCGTATTTACTGAATTACCTAGTTAGTGCAGGGTTGGCTGGGAGAGAGGTTGTTGGTGCAGGGCAGGCTGGGAGAGAAGTTGTTGGTGCAGGGCAGGCTGGGAGAGAAGTTGTTGGTGCAGGGCAGGCTGGGAGAGAAGTTGTTGGTGCAGGGCAGGCTGGGAGAGAAGTTGTTGGTTGCAGGGCAGGCTGGGAGAGAGGTTGTTGGTTGCAGGACAGGCTGGGAGAGAGGTTGTTGGTTGCAGGGCAGGCTGGGAGAGAGGTTGTTGGTTTGCATGGCAGGCTGGGAGAGAGGTTGTTGGTTTGCATGGCAGGCTGGGAGAGAGGTTGTTGGTTGCAGGGCAGGCTGGGACAGAGGTTGTTGGTGCAGGGCAGGCTGGGACAGAGGTTGTTGGTGCAGGGCAGGCTGGGACAGAGGTTGTTGGTGCAGGGCAGGCTGGGACAGAGGTTGTTGGTGCAGGGTAGGCTGGGAGAGAGGTTGTTAGTTGCTGGGCTGGCTTGGACAGAGGTTGTTGGTGCTGGGCTGGCTGGGGCAGAGGTTGTTGGTGCAGGACAGGCTGGGAGAGAGGTTGTTGGTGCAGGGCAGGCTGGGACAGATGTTGTTGGTTGCAGGGCTGGCTGGGACAGATGTTGTCGGTGCAGggcaggctgggagagaggatggTTGCAGGGCAGGCTGGGAGAGAGGTTGTTTGTGCAGGGaaggctgggagagaggatggTTGCAGGGcaggttgggagagagaggatggttgCAGGACTTTCTGGGACAGAGGTTGTTGGTGCAGGGCAGGCTGGGACAGAGGTTGTTGGTTGCAGGGCAGGCTTGGAGAGAGGTTGTTGGTGCAGGACAGGCTGGGAGAGAGGTTGTTGGTGCAGGACAGGCTGGGACAGAGGTTGTTGGTTGCAGTGCAGGCTGGGACAGAGGTTGTTGGTGCAGGACAGGCTGGGAGAGAGGTTGTTGGTTGCAGTGCAGGCTGGGACAGAGGTTGTTGGTGCAGGACAGGCTGGGAGAGAGGTTGTTGGTTGCAGTGCAGGCTGGGACAGAGGTTGTTGGTGCAGGGCAGGCTGGGACAGAGGTTGTTGGTGCAGGACAGGCTGGGAGAGAGGTTGTTGGTTGCAGTGCAGGCTGGGACAGAGGTTGTTGGTGCAGGGCAGGCTGGGACAGAGGTTGTTGGTTGCAGGGCAGGCTGGGACAGAGGTTGTTGGTGCAGGGCAGGCTGGGACAGAGGTTGTTGGTGCAGGGCAGGCTGGGACAGAGGTTGTTGGTGCAGGGCAGGCTGGGACAGAGGTTGTTGGTGCAGGGCAGGCTGGGACAGAGGTTGTTGGTGCAGGGCAGGCTGGGAGAGAGGTTGTTAGTTACTGGGCTGGCTGGGACAGAGATTGTTGGTGCTGGGCTGGCTGGGGCAGAGGTTGTTGGTGCAGGACAGGCTGGGAGAGAGGTTGGTTGCAGGGCAGGCTGGGAGAGAGGTTGGTTGCAGGGCTGGCTGGGACAGAGGTTGTTGGTGCAGggcaggctgggagagaggatggttgcagggcaggctgggagagaggatggTTGCAGGGCTGGCTGGGACAGAGGTTGTTGGTGCAGggcaggctgggagagaggatggttgcagggcaggctgggagagaggatggttgcagggcaggctgggagagaggatggTTGCAGGGCTGGCTGGGACAGAGGTTGTTGGTGCAGggcaggctgggagagaggatggttgcagggcaggctgggagagaggatggttgcagggcaggctgggagagaggatggTTGCAGGGCTTGCTGGGACAGAGGTTGTTGGTGCAGGGCAGGCTGGGAGAGAGGTTGTTGGTTGCAGGGCAGGCTGGGAGAGAGGTTGTTGGTTGCAGGGCAGGCTGGGACAGAGGTTGTTGGTTGCAGGGCAGGCTGGGACAGAGGTTGTTGGTGCAGGGCAGGCTGGGAGAGAGGTTGTTGGTTGCAGGGCAGGCTGGGACAGAGGTTGTTGGTTGCAGGGCAGGCTGGGAGAGAGGTTGTTGGTGCAGTGCAGGCTGGGACAGAGGTTGTTGGTGCAGGGCAGGCTGGGACAGAGGTTGTTGGTTGCAGggcaggctgggagagaggatggTTGCAGGGCTGGCTGGGACAGATGTTGTCGGTGCAGggcaggctgggagagaggatggttgcagggcaggctgggagagaggatggttgcagggcaggctgggagagaggatggttgcagggcaggctgggagagaggatggttgcagggcaggctgggagagaggatggTTGCAGGGCTGGCTGGGACAGAGGTTGTTGGTGCAGGGCAGGCTGGGAGAGAGGTTGTTGGTTGCAGGGCAGGCTGGGAGAGAGGTTGTTGGTTGCAGGGCAGGCTGGGACAGAGGTTGTTGGTTGCAGGGCAGGCTGGGAGAGAGGTTGTTGGTTGCAGGGCAGGCTGGGACAGAGGTTGTTGGTGCAGGGCAGGCTGGGACAGAGGTTGTTGGTGCAGGGCAGGCTGGGAGAGAGGTTGTTGGTTGCAGGGCAGGCTGGGACAGAGGTTGTTGGTTGCAGGGCAGGCTGGGAGAGAGGTTGTTGGTGCAGTGCAGGCTGGGACAGAGGTTGTTGGTGCAGGGCAGGCTGGGAGAGAGGTTGTTGGTGCAGTGCAGGCTGGGACAGAGGTTGTTGGTGCAGGGCAGGCTGGGACAGAGGTTGTTGGTTGCAGGGCAGGCTGGGAGAGAGGTTGTTGGTTGCAGGGCAGGCTGGGACAGAGGTTGTTGGTGCAGGGCAGGCTGGGAGAGAGGTTGTTGGTGCAGGGCAGGCTGGGCGAGAGGTTGTTGGTTGCAGGGCAGGCTGGGAGAGAGGTTGTTGGTTGCAGGGCAGGCTGGGAGAGAGGTTGTTGGTTGCAGTGCAGGCTGGGAGAGAGGTTGTTGGTGCAGGACAGGCTGGGAGAGAGGTTGTTGGTGCAGGACAGGCTGGGAGAGAGGTTGTTGGTGCAGGGCAGGCTGGGACAGAGGTTGTTGGTGCAGGACAGGCTGGGACAGAGGTTGTTGGTGCAGGGCAGGCTGGGACAGAGGTTGTTGGTGCAGGGCAGGCTGGGACAGAGGTTGTTGGTGCAGGGCAGGCTGGGACAGAGGTTGTTGGTTGCAGGGCAGGCTGGGACAGAGGTTGTTGGTTGCAGGGCAGGCTGGGAGAGAGGTTGTTGGTTGCAGGGCAGGCTGGGACAGAGGTTGTTGGTGCAGGGCAGGCT from Oncorhynchus keta strain PuntledgeMale-10-30-2019 chromosome 7, Oket_V2, whole genome shotgun sequence includes the following:
- the mrasa gene encoding ras-related protein M-Ras — protein: MATSSAVPSDNLPTYKLVVVGDGGVGKSALTIQFFQKIFVSDYDPTIEDSYLKHTEIDGQWAILDVLDTAGQEEFSAMREQYMRTGDGFLIVFSVTDKASFEHVDRFHQLILRVKDREAFPMVLVANKVDLVHLRKITSDQGQEMAAKHNITYIETSAKDPPMNVDKAFHGLVRVIRQQIPERSLKKKKKMKWRGERSTGSHKVHCVIL
- the LOC127931156 gene encoding uncharacterized protein LOC127931156 isoform X2 is translated as MAGWERGCWFAWQAGREVVGCRAGWDRGCWCRAGWDRGCWCRTGWDRGCWLQCRLGQRLLVAVQAGTEVVGAGQAGTEVVGAGQAGREVVGCSAGWDRGCWCRAGWDRGCWLQGRLGQRLLVQGRLGQRLLVQGRLGQRLLVQGRLGQRLLVQGRLGQRLLVQGRLGQRLLVQGRLGQRLLVQGRLGQRLLVAGQAGTEVVGCRAGWERGCWLQGRLGQRLLVQGRLGQRLLVAGQAGTEVVGCRAGWDRGCWLQCRLGQRLLVAVQAGTEVVGAGQAGTEVVGAGQAGTEVVGCRAGWDRGCWCRAGWDRGCWLQGRLGQRLLVAGHAVTEVVGAG
- the LOC127931156 gene encoding uncharacterized protein LOC127931156 isoform X1, with product MAGWERGCWLQGRLGQRLLVQGRLGQRLLVQGRLGQRLLVQGRLGQRLLVQGRLGERLLVAGLAWTEVVGAGLAGAEVVGAGQAGREVVGAGQAGTDVVGCRAGWDRCCRCRAGWERGWLQGRLGERLFVQGRLGERMVAGQVGRERMVAGLSGTEVVGAGQAGTEVVGCRAGWDRGCWLQGRLGQRLLVAGQAGTEVVGAGQAGTEVVGCRAGWDRGCWLQGRLGQRLLVAVQAGTEVVGCSAGWDRGCWCRAGWDRGCWCRTGWDRGCWLQGRLGQRLLVQGRLGQRLLVAGQAGTEVVGCRACCDGGCWCRVVKIHIPYYEGLVRKDVITICCLYLVALAKSNLILFVKCAKYNRCSRPYHEMLTYKPLQF